In one Zobellia galactanivorans genomic region, the following are encoded:
- a CDS encoding 3-keto-disaccharide hydrolase encodes MKKTIVLFLFTLVLASCKTEAKKEAKTAESTNDAVAETDDWIYLFDGKTTTGWRAYNGETLPPGWVVKDGALTFDTELGLEQNYKGGKDIIYGAEEFENFELYLEWKLPKGGNSGIFYHLKEGYDGPPVVSPEYQLIDDENYAEIHDLTAYNKSLGYTVKPEELKPLQQTGADYAMHPPDASQKVLHPVGEWNSSKIVFTPERVEHWLNGKKLLSFKPWSKEWYEKKNSDKWKNSKDYGKFKTGYIGLQDHSSPIWFRNIKIRKL; translated from the coding sequence ATGAAAAAGACTATTGTCTTATTTCTATTTACCCTGGTCTTGGCCAGTTGCAAAACCGAGGCAAAAAAAGAGGCAAAAACGGCTGAAAGCACAAATGATGCAGTTGCGGAAACCGATGACTGGATCTATCTTTTTGACGGCAAAACGACCACTGGATGGCGTGCCTATAACGGAGAAACCCTACCTCCAGGCTGGGTCGTAAAAGACGGGGCCCTAACCTTTGATACCGAGTTAGGACTCGAACAGAACTACAAAGGCGGAAAAGATATTATCTATGGAGCCGAAGAGTTCGAAAACTTTGAACTGTATCTTGAATGGAAACTTCCAAAAGGCGGAAATAGCGGTATATTCTACCATTTAAAGGAAGGCTATGACGGTCCTCCCGTAGTATCTCCCGAATACCAACTCATCGATGATGAAAACTATGCGGAAATACACGACCTAACGGCATACAACAAGAGCTTGGGGTATACGGTCAAGCCTGAAGAATTAAAGCCCTTGCAACAGACCGGTGCAGACTATGCCATGCACCCACCCGATGCCTCGCAAAAGGTTTTGCATCCCGTGGGCGAATGGAATTCCTCAAAAATCGTATTTACCCCAGAACGGGTCGAACATTGGCTTAACGGTAAAAAGTTGCTTTCCTTTAAACCATGGTCTAAAGAATGGTATGAAAAGAAGAATTCCGATAAATGGAAAAACAGCAAGGATTACGGAAAATTCAAGACAGGCTATATCGGTCTTCAAGATCATTCGAGCCCTATATGGTTCAGAAATATAAAAATCAGAAAACTATAG
- a CDS encoding dipeptidase, whose protein sequence is MQNVQDYIQKNKQRFLDELIQLLRIPSVSADSAFSQDVIDTSEAVKTALENAGCDTVEICETDGYPIVYGEKTIDPNLPTVLVYGHYDVQPPDPVELWNSPPFEPVIKETEIHPEGAIFARGACDDKGQMYMHVKALEFMVKTGQLPCNVKFMIEGEEEVGSNNLGVFVANNREKLANDIILISDTGMIANDVPSITTGLRGLSYVEVEVTGPNRDLHSGLYGGAVANPINALTKMIASLHDENNHITIPGFYDKVEELSQEERAEMAKAPFSLEAYQNALDIASVDGEKGYSTNERNSIRPTLDVNGIWGGYTGEGAKTVIASKAYAKISMRLVPHQDWQEITQLFKTHFESIAPKGVTVKVTPHHGGQGYVTPIDTIAYQAASKAYETTFGKKPIPQRSGGSIPIVALFEKELNSKTILMGFGLDSDAIHSPNEHFGVWNYLKGIETIPYFYHHFTEMNR, encoded by the coding sequence ATGCAAAACGTACAAGATTACATTCAAAAAAATAAGCAAAGGTTCTTAGATGAACTCATACAACTACTACGCATACCTTCGGTCAGCGCCGACTCCGCCTTCTCCCAAGATGTTATCGACACCTCTGAAGCGGTAAAGACCGCGCTAGAAAATGCAGGTTGCGATACCGTAGAAATTTGTGAAACGGATGGCTACCCTATCGTCTACGGAGAAAAGACGATAGACCCAAACCTTCCCACGGTTTTAGTGTACGGCCATTACGACGTACAACCCCCCGACCCGGTGGAGCTATGGAACTCCCCTCCCTTTGAACCGGTCATCAAAGAAACCGAAATCCATCCCGAAGGGGCCATATTCGCCCGTGGCGCTTGCGATGACAAAGGACAAATGTACATGCACGTAAAGGCATTGGAATTTATGGTCAAGACCGGCCAATTGCCCTGTAACGTAAAATTCATGATCGAAGGCGAAGAAGAGGTAGGCAGTAACAACTTGGGGGTTTTTGTAGCCAATAACCGTGAAAAACTGGCCAACGATATCATCCTGATTTCCGATACCGGAATGATCGCCAACGACGTACCGTCCATCACTACGGGACTGCGGGGCCTTAGCTATGTAGAAGTAGAGGTAACCGGACCCAATCGGGACTTACATTCAGGACTCTACGGTGGTGCCGTGGCAAATCCGATCAATGCACTTACCAAAATGATCGCCTCCCTCCATGACGAGAACAACCATATTACCATTCCCGGATTTTACGACAAGGTAGAAGAACTCTCCCAAGAAGAACGGGCAGAAATGGCCAAGGCCCCGTTTAGCCTTGAAGCCTATCAAAACGCACTCGACATTGCATCCGTTGACGGAGAAAAAGGCTATAGCACCAATGAACGTAACAGCATACGGCCTACATTGGACGTAAACGGAATTTGGGGCGGCTACACCGGCGAAGGTGCAAAAACGGTAATAGCCAGTAAGGCCTACGCCAAGATATCCATGCGTTTGGTACCCCACCAAGATTGGCAAGAAATTACCCAATTGTTCAAGACCCACTTTGAAAGTATCGCCCCCAAAGGCGTTACCGTAAAAGTAACCCCCCATCACGGCGGACAAGGCTATGTAACCCCAATTGACACTATAGCCTATCAAGCGGCATCAAAGGCCTACGAAACTACCTTCGGCAAAAAACCGATTCCACAACGTAGCGGGGGCAGCATTCCCATTGTGGCCCTATTCGAAAAAGAATTGAACAGCAAGACCATTCTTATGGGCTTCGGGCTCGATAGCGACGCTATACACTCGCCCAACGAACATTTCGGGGTTTGGAACTATCTAAAGGGTATTGAGACCATACCCTATTTCTACCATCACTTTACGGAAATGAACCGGTAA